The genomic segment GCTCCCGCTGGCCGCGTGGTTCGTGAGGCCCCTCCTGAGGCCCTGCTTGCGGCCGTCGCCGTACCCCCGGAACTTCACGTTTCTTCCCTGCCGGTGGGTCACGACCAGCGTTCGCCGGTCCCACTGGCACCAGGGTCAGGCGGCGTTGACGAAGCGAAGGTGCCGCGCGGGCACGGCGCCGTACATTGGGGAATGACGATCACCACTGAGATTGAACTTCAGGGCATGCAGCGGGCCGGGCAGGTCGTCGCGCAGACCCTCCGGACCCTGAAGGCGGCCATTCGTCCGGGTGTGACGCCCGCCGAGCTCGACGCTCTGGCCGGACAGGTGTTCCGGCACCACGGGGCACGGTCGGCGCCCCGCATGACGTACAACGCCCCGGTGAACGTCTTCATCAGCGTGAACGACGACATTGTGCATGGCCTGCCCACCCGGCGCGCACTGGCCGCCGGGGACGTGGTGAGTCTGGACGTCACGCCGTTCGTGAACGGGTACATCGCGGACGCGGCGGTGACCGTGGCGGTGCCCCCGGCGGCCCCGGTCGCCCTGCGCCTGATCGAGTGCACCGAAGCGGCGTTCTGGGCGGGCGTGGCGGCGGCAAACGCTGGGCGGCCGGTGAACGCCATCGGCCAGGCGATTGAGCGTGAAGTGAAGCGGCGCGGCTTCACCGTTCTGCGCGAACTGTTCGGTCATGGCGTGGGCCGCGCGCTTCACGAGCAGCCTAATGTGCCCAACTACTACCGGGCGAAAGACCGCCAGACCCTGCATAAAGGGCTCGTGATCGCGGTGGAGCCGATGGTGTCCACGGGCCGGTCACCGCGCGTCCGGACGCGGCGTGACGGCTGGACCCTTAGCACCACGGACGGCGGCCTCGCCGCGCACTTCGAGCACACGGTCATGATCACCCGCGACCAGCCTCTGATTCTGACGGCCTGACCGCGCGGCTCAGGCGGGCCAGATGGAACCTCGGCCGTGGCCGTGCGCCCCCCTGAGGCGTTGGCAAGTGCAGGCCCGCGCTCAGGCCCCTGGTCATGGCGGCAGGCGCGGCGCGTTCGCCCGGCAGACGCAGACATGCAGGTTCATTGAAGATCGGTGAGCCCACGGCCGCGGCCGCTTCCGTATGCTGACCGGGTGACCGCTCCCCCCACAGCTCTGGCCCTGCGCCTGCAGGACGTCACCGAGGCGCTGGCCTGGGCGAACACCGAGGAAGCAGTCTTCGACGTGATCCTGCACCCGGCGGTGGAGGCCCTGCAGGCGTCGGCGGCCACCGTGCTGCTGGCCACGGAGCACGGGAACGCGCTGCGTCTGGGCGCCACGGTCGGGT from the Deinococcus taeanensis genome contains:
- the map gene encoding type I methionyl aminopeptidase, which codes for MTITTEIELQGMQRAGQVVAQTLRTLKAAIRPGVTPAELDALAGQVFRHHGARSAPRMTYNAPVNVFISVNDDIVHGLPTRRALAAGDVVSLDVTPFVNGYIADAAVTVAVPPAAPVALRLIECTEAAFWAGVAAANAGRPVNAIGQAIEREVKRRGFTVLRELFGHGVGRALHEQPNVPNYYRAKDRQTLHKGLVIAVEPMVSTGRSPRVRTRRDGWTLSTTDGGLAAHFEHTVMITRDQPLILTA